The Devosia sp. SD17-2 genome includes a region encoding these proteins:
- a CDS encoding type IV secretory system conjugative DNA transfer family protein, with amino-acid sequence MNEVPSDNRARLPAAIRNPGLLVGWSLEREHARQPIGFSFGNPMQTPQQGYLDPILFNDEGHLITIAPTGAGKGVGCIVPALLRHDGPVIVIDPKGENYAITARHRRDLGQKVFVLDPMGSTEAPPEERANFNPLDAIDVEDATAVDEMSAAIATFAARLKADRDQFWVGRATQLLIGILAHVLADLPQPERNLGRVRDLLLLSVGEPDTVIERLKRSRHPVANQTPGLLGIKAPETLAGIQTFAQDMLGFVRGPMVEQAVSSTSFNLDDITAGAPMTIYIVLPPHMLNSHGQLLRLWISALLAAIIRRRSRPATPTLFILDEAAQLGHLPQLQQAITLLRGYGLKTWSFWQDVSQIKLHYPYDWETMINNCRVVQCFGANNMSAARTMSELVGFGTAGGVLDLKDDEILLQVAGDEGVYARLPNYRTDPAFSGLYDENPFYGQIQQPMTRAPMPVRWYMRPRKPWVDPWLAPPALPSGQNDPRAVELLDRIRRRRAGTRR; translated from the coding sequence ATGAATGAGGTTCCGAGCGATAACCGCGCCCGCCTGCCCGCCGCCATCCGCAATCCCGGCCTCCTGGTGGGCTGGTCGCTGGAGCGGGAACATGCGCGCCAGCCGATCGGCTTCTCTTTTGGCAATCCCATGCAGACGCCGCAACAGGGCTATCTCGATCCAATTTTATTCAATGACGAGGGACACCTCATTACCATCGCCCCGACCGGGGCCGGCAAGGGCGTCGGCTGCATCGTGCCAGCGCTCTTGCGCCATGACGGTCCGGTCATCGTCATCGACCCCAAGGGCGAGAACTACGCCATCACCGCACGGCACCGCCGAGATCTCGGCCAGAAGGTGTTCGTGCTCGATCCGATGGGCAGCACAGAAGCGCCGCCCGAGGAAAGGGCCAATTTTAATCCGCTAGATGCCATCGATGTCGAGGACGCGACTGCGGTAGACGAGATGAGCGCGGCCATCGCCACCTTCGCGGCACGGCTCAAGGCCGATCGCGATCAGTTCTGGGTTGGCCGCGCAACGCAATTGCTGATCGGCATTCTTGCTCATGTGCTCGCCGACCTGCCGCAACCCGAGCGCAACCTCGGACGCGTGCGGGACCTGCTACTGCTCAGCGTGGGCGAGCCTGACACGGTCATTGAACGGCTCAAGCGCTCGCGCCATCCGGTCGCCAACCAGACCCCTGGCCTGCTCGGCATCAAGGCGCCCGAAACCCTGGCCGGCATCCAAACCTTCGCGCAGGACATGCTCGGCTTCGTGCGCGGACCCATGGTGGAACAGGCGGTCTCCTCGACGAGCTTCAATCTTGATGACATCACGGCCGGGGCGCCGATGACGATCTATATCGTCCTGCCGCCACATATGCTGAATTCGCACGGCCAGCTGTTGCGGCTATGGATCAGCGCCCTCCTCGCAGCGATCATCCGCCGCCGCTCGAGGCCCGCTACCCCGACCCTGTTCATTCTGGACGAGGCGGCTCAATTGGGTCACCTCCCCCAATTGCAGCAGGCGATCACGCTTCTGCGCGGCTATGGTCTCAAGACCTGGAGCTTCTGGCAGGATGTCAGCCAGATCAAGCTGCACTATCCCTATGACTGGGAGACGATGATCAACAATTGCCGGGTGGTGCAATGTTTCGGCGCCAACAATATGAGCGCCGCCCGCACCATGTCGGAACTCGTAGGCTTCGGAACCGCCGGCGGCGTCCTCGACCTCAAGGACGACGAGATCCTGCTGCAGGTGGCCGGCGACGAGGGCGTCTATGCGCGCCTTCCGAACTACCGCACCGATCCGGCTTTTTCCGGCCTCTACGACGAAAACCCGTTCTATGGCCAGATTCAGCAACCCATGACGCGCGCGCCGATGCCGGTACGCTGGTATATGCGACCGCGCAAGCCATGGGTCGATCCGTGGCTGGCCCCGCCGGCCTTACCGAGCGGACAGAACGATCCGCGCGCCGTCGAGCTTCTCGACCGCATTCGCAGGCGCCGCGCCGGAACGCGGCGATGA
- a CDS encoding patatin-like phospholipase family protein gives MTAGEERPKRILAIDGGGVRGVVAIAFLEALERKLGREAGGPVALRDHFDLIGGTSTGAILATALALGVPLDKVRKQYFDMAPVVFKRTIRRIKFLQAQFLGQDLERHIATFTGESTLDTPQLKPGGLAIITKRFDTGSVWFLTNNPDAPYWKDGEHVGNRRYRLSSLVRASAAAPLYFAPQRINVVDGQQPGLFIDGSVSPHNNPALALLQIATIPAYGYSWKTGADRLEITSIGTGTYQAIPGNSLLLRIAAGFAVKSLESMMADCDEQVLTIMQALGRNQTPWKINSEIGDLTDVCIAPEPLFTFHRYNLLLDKNWLEQRIDDVPDVDMLARYSKLDNTVTMRPLYEMAQRVAARELEI, from the coding sequence ATGACGGCGGGCGAGGAGCGACCGAAGCGCATTCTCGCCATCGACGGAGGTGGCGTAAGAGGCGTGGTCGCAATCGCCTTCCTCGAAGCCCTGGAGCGCAAGCTGGGTCGGGAAGCCGGCGGTCCGGTGGCTTTGCGCGATCATTTCGACCTGATCGGCGGCACCTCGACCGGCGCGATCTTGGCGACGGCGCTGGCCCTGGGCGTGCCGCTCGACAAGGTCAGGAAACAGTATTTCGACATGGCGCCGGTGGTGTTCAAACGCACCATCCGCCGCATCAAGTTCCTGCAGGCGCAGTTCCTGGGTCAGGATCTCGAACGTCACATCGCCACCTTCACCGGCGAGAGCACGCTCGACACACCCCAGCTCAAGCCGGGCGGCCTCGCCATCATCACCAAGCGCTTCGATACCGGCAGCGTCTGGTTCCTGACCAATAATCCGGACGCGCCCTATTGGAAGGACGGCGAGCATGTCGGCAACCGGCGCTATCGTCTCTCGAGCCTGGTGCGCGCCTCGGCGGCCGCGCCGCTCTATTTCGCACCGCAGCGCATCAATGTGGTGGATGGGCAGCAGCCGGGCCTTTTCATCGACGGCTCGGTTTCCCCGCATAACAATCCGGCCCTGGCGCTGCTGCAGATCGCCACCATTCCCGCCTATGGTTATAGCTGGAAGACCGGCGCCGACAGGCTGGAAATCACCTCCATCGGCACCGGCACCTATCAGGCGATACCGGGCAATTCGCTGCTGCTGCGCATTGCCGCCGGTTTCGCCGTCAAGAGCCTTGAATCGATGATGGCCGATTGTGACGAGCAGGTGCTGACGATCATGCAGGCGCTGGGCCGCAATCAGACGCCGTGGAAAATCAATAGCGAAATCGGAGACCTAACGGACGTCTGCATCGCGCCCGAGCCGCTCTTCACCTTCCACCGCTACAATCTGCTGCTCGACAAAAACTGGCTCGAACAGCGGATCGACGACGTGCCCGATGTGGATATGCTGGCGCGTTATTCCAAGCTGGACAATACTGTGACGATGCGGCCGCTCTACGAAATGGCCCAGCGCGTGGCGGCGCGCGAACTCGAGATCTGA
- a CDS encoding SUMF1/EgtB/PvdO family nonheme iron enzyme, producing MLERGLRVFISSTSADGGDHRTRLASFFSALQMTVDAQASYPNTLSDGIAIHNSIENADLIICFIGSHFGQALALEKLTDAHLPPLPDGVSAEDLSWTQWEYYAALNSMRTRNVNDSRRLLVYFRENPAWPASEDPVKQASIARQKAFYEREQLRMTSEFGADFFGFYGNDPGRMFANFERMAGARNGYLDSIQQHQWSLLKSSRRTALDATWMLRFGQDFHASDDTPKAEALAELRAVHANSQPPFILNQAFEMLSMPADGRQLQFLKPAGFVAGRTTEAELEARSNGEWTPIAREQIVSDLIGEARDAPARLYFISGGGIGKSTTMKRLERDISARGEAMGVWAAVIDASDLPPTTDDMVARIAEIILRATPIATNPNWVLLDADREVAARPETALLTTIGRWVRQDIMDGRIVLLVDGLDHLGTATPPLLAELQTEHLWARTPIAIAGRPHPLLDWADSSPDLKRMQARFWRFIEPKEFDETQSRAYLGGDLLADDAIRWRYDLVAKQLGDFICVPRVLEYVRGLPVAVLSEIRTIAAIYWRAGNNLIETTAMETLGSDLDRERLRNIRRLLSALAFRTLYNGPEKLRGYDRIGRKAGSGGPGAAQEQQVAIPLSADFRESLFTMCERARGRDEVRSYTRDEFKEDLATLGHFSTLVGNGILESGRMEGDSLGRVVWANRTIQQFLAALWLARYADEAETRQLRHAVFYPEGRDTDATEEFNRFLAEMPEEAINQPTWVRSASVWYDPKLALAGTERLWSSEMLYRSWQTMHDIAGVPVDDWWDIPYDALARSRPGENRAQYSPHLERPLLEGDESGDGPALARTALETFRGDFQHLRETGTDEQRAVAADLIDQGWIEVQSGTFSMGAPSERQGFPRKTRAFWEFQLDRIQNGEDAMLVSEECNRPEWFTGLQGKKLRQEDIDDLHGEIIGPFEAAVRAHGDLVAARAAALEAIEEKWRRRDETPAEREQRVAAFTMKDVPTLHEWFWLFAPGHRQSVLHYLSLAGGGGADVERPHPPADHPVIYVSWYDAWAFCQWANWQKDGQAYGCRLPHEPEWEYACRHGRIDGAPELVDERWEYWWGRNFYEHPDSKEPEALSNALAHARGTPGDTRAPYGAQPNGLGFRDMLGNVWEWSANLYDAREEKLLNSPSRYSRHEPRTRPPVNVSRTMRGGLWYFVDHIATCTSRYRLGCDDRDYKMGFRLVRERL from the coding sequence ATGTTGGAGCGGGGGCTGCGCGTGTTCATCAGTTCGACCAGCGCCGATGGCGGCGACCATCGTACGCGGCTGGCTTCGTTCTTTTCAGCGCTACAAATGACTGTCGATGCGCAGGCGAGTTATCCCAACACGCTGAGCGACGGCATCGCCATCCACAACAGCATCGAGAACGCCGATCTAATCATATGTTTCATCGGCTCCCATTTCGGCCAGGCGCTGGCGCTGGAGAAGCTGACGGATGCCCATCTGCCGCCGCTCCCCGATGGCGTCAGCGCCGAAGATCTCTCCTGGACGCAATGGGAATACTATGCCGCGCTCAATAGCATGCGGACGAGGAACGTCAACGACAGTCGGCGCCTCTTGGTCTATTTCCGCGAAAACCCGGCATGGCCAGCAAGCGAGGATCCGGTCAAGCAGGCCAGTATCGCCCGGCAGAAAGCCTTTTACGAGCGCGAGCAACTGCGGATGACCAGCGAGTTCGGCGCCGATTTTTTCGGATTCTACGGGAATGATCCGGGCCGTATGTTCGCCAATTTCGAGCGCATGGCCGGCGCGCGCAATGGCTATCTAGACAGCATTCAGCAGCATCAATGGTCATTGCTGAAATCCTCGCGCCGAACCGCGCTGGATGCCACATGGATGCTACGTTTCGGACAGGATTTCCATGCCAGCGACGATACGCCCAAAGCGGAGGCACTGGCGGAATTGCGGGCGGTCCACGCCAACAGCCAGCCGCCCTTCATTCTCAACCAGGCATTCGAGATGCTCTCGATGCCGGCCGATGGTCGGCAGCTGCAATTCCTCAAGCCGGCGGGTTTCGTCGCGGGCCGGACGACCGAAGCTGAGCTCGAGGCACGAAGCAATGGCGAATGGACGCCGATCGCGCGGGAACAGATCGTCTCGGACCTGATCGGAGAGGCTCGCGACGCACCCGCCAGGCTCTATTTCATCAGCGGCGGGGGCATCGGTAAATCCACAACCATGAAGCGTCTCGAACGCGACATCTCGGCGCGGGGCGAGGCGATGGGCGTCTGGGCAGCGGTCATCGATGCCAGCGACCTGCCGCCTACTACCGACGATATGGTGGCGCGCATCGCCGAAATAATCCTTAGGGCGACGCCGATCGCCACCAATCCCAATTGGGTTTTGCTCGATGCCGATCGAGAGGTCGCGGCGAGACCGGAGACGGCGCTCCTCACCACCATTGGCCGATGGGTGCGGCAGGACATCATGGATGGCCGCATCGTGCTATTGGTCGATGGGCTCGATCATCTCGGCACGGCCACGCCGCCCTTGCTCGCCGAATTGCAGACCGAACACCTGTGGGCCCGCACGCCCATCGCCATTGCCGGGCGACCGCATCCGCTGCTCGACTGGGCCGATTCATCGCCCGATCTCAAGCGCATGCAGGCCCGGTTCTGGCGCTTCATCGAGCCGAAGGAATTCGACGAGACCCAGAGCCGCGCCTATCTCGGCGGCGATCTTTTGGCCGACGACGCCATCCGCTGGCGCTACGACCTCGTCGCCAAGCAACTAGGCGATTTCATCTGCGTGCCGCGCGTCCTTGAATATGTGCGCGGACTGCCGGTTGCTGTGCTGAGCGAGATCCGGACCATCGCCGCCATCTATTGGCGCGCCGGTAACAACCTGATCGAGACCACGGCGATGGAGACGCTCGGGAGCGACCTCGATCGCGAACGGTTGCGCAACATCCGCCGGCTGCTCTCGGCGCTGGCCTTCAGGACGCTCTACAATGGCCCTGAAAAGCTGCGCGGCTATGACCGTATTGGCCGGAAGGCAGGAAGCGGCGGCCCGGGAGCGGCGCAGGAACAGCAGGTCGCCATCCCGCTTTCCGCCGATTTCCGGGAGAGCCTCTTCACCATGTGCGAACGCGCCCGGGGGCGCGACGAGGTTCGGTCCTATACGCGGGATGAGTTCAAGGAAGATCTGGCGACGCTGGGGCATTTTTCCACCCTAGTGGGCAACGGCATCCTGGAAAGCGGCCGGATGGAGGGGGATTCCCTTGGGCGCGTCGTCTGGGCCAATCGTACCATCCAGCAATTCCTCGCGGCGCTCTGGCTGGCGCGTTACGCCGACGAGGCCGAGACGCGGCAATTGCGGCATGCCGTTTTCTATCCCGAAGGGCGCGACACCGACGCCACCGAGGAATTCAACCGTTTCCTCGCCGAAATGCCCGAGGAGGCGATCAATCAGCCCACCTGGGTCCGTTCCGCCAGCGTCTGGTACGATCCAAAGCTCGCTCTCGCTGGCACGGAACGCCTGTGGTCGTCCGAGATGCTTTATCGCTCCTGGCAGACCATGCACGACATTGCCGGTGTGCCGGTCGATGATTGGTGGGATATCCCTTACGACGCTTTGGCGCGCTCGCGTCCCGGCGAGAACCGGGCGCAATATTCGCCGCATCTGGAACGTCCATTGCTCGAAGGCGACGAGAGCGGTGATGGGCCGGCTTTGGCCCGCACCGCGCTTGAAACGTTCCGTGGCGATTTCCAGCACTTGCGCGAGACCGGCACGGACGAGCAGAGGGCGGTCGCGGCAGACCTCATCGATCAAGGTTGGATTGAGGTGCAGAGCGGAACTTTTTCCATGGGGGCGCCCAGCGAACGCCAGGGTTTTCCGCGCAAGACCAGGGCCTTTTGGGAATTCCAGCTCGACCGTATCCAGAATGGCGAAGATGCCATGCTGGTCTCGGAAGAATGCAATCGGCCGGAATGGTTCACTGGCTTGCAGGGCAAGAAGCTGCGCCAGGAGGATATTGACGACCTGCATGGCGAAATCATCGGGCCCTTCGAGGCCGCGGTTCGCGCGCATGGTGATTTGGTCGCCGCCCGTGCTGCCGCGCTAGAGGCGATCGAGGAGAAGTGGCGCCGCCGGGACGAAACGCCTGCCGAGCGCGAGCAGCGTGTGGCCGCTTTCACGATGAAGGATGTCCCGACGCTGCACGAATGGTTCTGGCTTTTCGCGCCGGGACACAGGCAATCGGTGCTGCACTATCTCTCGCTGGCCGGCGGCGGCGGGGCCGATGTGGAAAGGCCGCACCCGCCGGCCGATCATCCGGTTATCTATGTGAGCTGGTACGATGCCTGGGCCTTCTGCCAATGGGCCAATTGGCAGAAGGACGGCCAGGCCTATGGTTGCCGCCTGCCGCATGAGCCGGAATGGGAATATGCCTGCCGTCACGGTAGGATAGACGGGGCGCCGGAGCTGGTCGATGAGCGCTGGGAATATTGGTGGGGTCGCAATTTTTATGAGCATCCCGACAGCAAGGAGCCAGAGGCGCTCTCCAATGCGCTGGCCCACGCCCGGGGAACGCCTGGCGATACCCGTGCGCCATATGGCGCCCAGCCCAATGGTCTGGGGTTCCGCGATATGCTGGGCAATGTCTGGGAATGGAGCGCCAATCTTTACGACGCCCGGGAGGAAAAGCTGCTCAACTCCCCGTCGCGCTATTCCCGCCACGAGCCGAGAACCCGCCCGCCGGTCAATGTCTCTCGCACCATGCGCGGTGGGTTGTGGTATTTTGTCGACCACATCGCCACTTGTACCAGCCGCTACCGGCTGGGATGCGACGATCGCGACTACAAGATGGGCTTCCGGCTGGTGCGCGAACGGCTCTGA